From the genome of Chelonoidis abingdonii isolate Lonesome George chromosome 25, CheloAbing_2.0, whole genome shotgun sequence, one region includes:
- the POU3F1 gene encoding POU domain, class 3, transcription factor 1, whose translation MNEQPAANQSPSRSPEHAGPLAQANPWEPPAPPPPIGVGGVGTCPEPGAPYNAPRAAPALSERGEPAAAQYLPRSAPLHPDADRLHQGTTYGEVQKMMHHEYLQGLASGSGHPMSLTHHQWLPGAGSGSDWGSGSHLGPAEHSKGSVQGAAREELPGAFHPRSHLVHQQAPGSHPAWAQGSGHHLAPMSPTSSSHQPLLYSQSPYANLNGMLGPPAPALHHGLRDPLGHEEAAGLHDPQLEASPQHLGHPQEHSDEDAPSSDDLEQFAKQFKQRRIKLGFTQADVGLALGTLYGNVFSQTTICRFEALQLSFKNMCKLKPLLNKWLEETDSSTGSPTNLDKIAAQGRKRKKRTSIEVGVKGALENHFLKCPKPSAHEITSLADSLQLEKEVVRVWFCNRRQKEKRMTPAGVPHPPMEDVYAQAETSPLHHPLQSSVQ comes from the exons ATGAATGAACAGCCGGCCGCCAATCAGAGCCCGTCCCGGAGCCCGGAGCACGCGGGCCCCCTAGCCCAAGCCAATCCCTGGGAGCCGCCCGCGCCCCCTCCGCCAATCGGGGTGGGGGGCGTGGGGACGTGCCCCGAGCCGGGGGCACCCTATAACG CGCCGCGCGCCGCGCCGGCCCTCAGTGAGCGCGGGGAGCCCGCCGCAGCTCAGTACCTGCCCCGCAGCGCCCCGCTGCACCCCGACGCCGACCGCCTGCACCAGGGCACCACCTACGGCGAGGTGCAGAAGATGATGCACCACGAGTACCTGCAGGGCCTGGCCAGCGGCTCCGGCCACCCCATGAGCCTCACCCACCACCAGTGGCTGCCCGGCGCCGGCTCCGGCTCCGATTGGGGCAGCGGCTCCCACCTGGGCCCGGCCGAGCACAGCAAGGGCAGCGTGCAGGGGGCGGCCCGGGAGGAGCTGCCCGGCGCCTTCCACCCGCGCTCCCACCTCGTGCACCAGCAGGCGCCCGGCAGCCACCCGGCCTGGGCGCAGGGCAGCGGGCACCACCTGGCCCCCATGTCCCCCACGTCGAGCAGCCACCAGCCGCTGCTCTACTCCCAGTCCCCGTACGCCAACCTGAACGGCATGCTGGGCCCCCCGGCGCCCGCGCTGCACCACGGCCTGCGGGACCCCCTGGGCCACGAGGAGGCGGCCGGGCTGCACGACCCCCAGCTGGAGGCCTCCCCGCAACACCTGGGCCACCCGCAGGAGCACTCAGACGAGGACGCGCCCAGCTCCGACGACCTGGAGCAGTTCGCCAAGCAGTTCAAGCAGCGGCGGATCAAGCTGGGCTTCACCCAGGCAGACGTGGGCCTGGCGCTGGGTACCCTCTACGGGAACGTCTTCTCGCAGACCACCATCTGCCGGTTCGAGGCGCTGCAGCTCAGCTTCAAGAACATGTGCAAGCTCAAGCCCCTGCTCAACAAATGGCTGGAAGAGACCGACTCCAGCACGGGCAGCCCCACCAACCTGGACAAGATTGCGGCGCAGGGCCGCAAGCGCAAGAAGCGCACCTCCATCGAGGTGGGCGTGAAGGGCGCCCTGGAGAACCACTTTCTCAAGTGCCCCAAGCCCTCGGCCCACGAGATCACCTCGCTGGCGGACAGTCTGCAGCTGGAGAAGGAGGTGGTGCGGGTCTGGTTCTGCAACAGGCGGCAGAAGGAGAAGCGCATGACGCCGGCCGGGGTCCCGCATCCGCCCATGGAGGATGTTTACGCGCAGGCGGAGACCTCGCCGCTGCACCACCCGTTGCAGAGCTCGGTGCAGTGA